The Belonocnema kinseyi isolate 2016_QV_RU_SX_M_011 chromosome 10, B_treatae_v1, whole genome shotgun sequence genome has a window encoding:
- the LOC117181072 gene encoding C-factor, with amino-acid sequence MVFEAVNQKVGDAGLNVLINNAGISSKFTRLGMVKEEQLRENFAVNTIAPIMLTQTLMPLLKKGAANQADKPMSVSRAAIINISSVLGSITQNDAGGFYPYRCSKSALNAATKSMSVDLKEFGILAVCMHPGWVKTEMGGPKAPLEIDTSVENILTTLQNLTAEKTGSFIQHDGTALPW; translated from the exons ATGG tGTTTGAGGCAGTGAACCAAAAAGTGGGAGATGCTGGACTCAATGTCCTCATCAATAACGCGGGGATTTCATCAAAGTTTACGAGACTTGGAATGGTCAAAGAAGAACAGCTAAGAGAAAATTTTGCTGTAAATACGATTGCACCGATTATGCTGACACAG aCGCTTATGCCACTTTTGAAAAAAGGTGCTGCTAATCAGGCGGACAAGCCGATGAGCGTTTCACGAGctgcaattattaatatttcttccgTCCTTGGAAGCATAACACAAAATGATGCTGGTGGTTTCTACCCTTACCGATGCAGCAAg AGTGCGTTAAATGCTGCAACAAAATCAATGAGCGTCGACTTGAAAGAATTTGGAATCCTAGCGGTTTGTATGCACCCAGGTTGGGTAAAAACAGAAATGGGAGGACCGAAAGCACCCTTGGAAATCGACACTAGTGTCGAAAATATATTGACAACTTTACAAAATCTTACCGCTGAAAAAACTGGATCTTTCATACAACATGATGGTACTGCTTTGCCatggtaa